The following coding sequences lie in one Anas acuta chromosome 17, bAnaAcu1.1, whole genome shotgun sequence genomic window:
- the LOC137865762 gene encoding protein DGCR6 encodes MERFGGGGYEAAAAELSRQQERHYRLLSELQALVKALPSSCQQRLSYTTLSDLALALLDGTVFEIVQGLLEIQHLTEKNLYSQRLKLHSEHRGLKQELFHRHKEAQQCCRPHNLPILRAAQQREMEAVEQRIREEQRMMDEKIVLELDQKVIDQQSTLEKAGVSGFYITTNPQELTLQMNLLELIRKLQQKESESEKAFS; translated from the exons ATGGAGCGGTTCGGGGGCGGTGGGtacgaggcggcggcggcggagctgTCCCGGCAGCAGGAGCGGCATTACCGGCTGCTCTCCGAGCTGCAGGCGCTCGTGAAGGCGCTGCCAAG ctcctgccagcagcgGCTCTCCTACACGACGCTGAGCGACCTGGCCCTGGCTCTGCTGGACGGGACCGTGTTCGAGATcgtgcaggggctgctggagatCCAGCACCTCACCGAGAAGAACCTCTACAGCCAGCGCCTCAAGCTGCACAGCGAGCACCGCG GGCTGAAGCAGGAGCTCTTCCACCGGCACAAGGAggcccagcagtgctgcaggccGCACAACCTGCCGATCCTCCGTGCCGCCCAGCAGCGGGAGATGGAG GCTGTGGAGCAACGAATTCGAGAGGAACAGCGAATGATGGATGAGAAAATTGTCTTGGAACTGGACCAAAAAGTGATAGACCAGCAGAGCactctggagaaggctggggtATCAGGCTTCTACATCACCACCAACCCACAG GAGCTGACTTTACAGATGAACTTGCTGGAACTGATTCGGAAGTTACAGCAGAAGGAGTCTGAGTCAGAGAAGGCCTTCTCTTGA
- the SCARF2 gene encoding scavenger receptor class F member 2 isoform X2, with product MCSCHPNGQCEDVTGQCTCNPNRWGPKCENVCLCKHGKCDQKTGKCTCEPNWWGPQCSSSCYCSHNSQCDQQTGNCLCQPGWWGRGCNNQCSCNNSPCEQFTGRCQCRERTFGPRCDRYCQCYKGKCNQVDGTCTCEPGYRGKYCREPCPAGFYGQGCRRRCGQCKSLQPCTVADGRCLTCEAGWNGTKCDQPCSAGFYGEGCEKVCPPCKDGHTCNHINGKCSHCNPGWIGDRCETKCRNGTYGENCAFVCSDCVNGECHFETGRCLCRAGSHGTYCNLTCPLGHYGANCAEACSCHDGTCDPLTGACHMEANQRMGVIGAGALLALLLILLLSLLCCCCVCRKKDEARGANQDPAAAKKPPRRLCGRFSRISMKLPRIPLRRQKLPKVVVAHHDLENTLNCSFIEPPSVVEQPSPSWSSRGSFSSFDTTDEGPVYCVPHEESVGDSRDRGTSSSPGEKLVAPGGGEEAGEYTFLKETGSVKAFQADSSEMPLLKSSDSERSSCGSGSASAALYARVARLSKQSKEEEEMAAEPRGGPGKPPSPERTKPRPPDPSTKPKVSWIHGRYNSNQSNSLPAPGRSPEQAATLPSSPEHSQGLAKRKRSPSETSACAHSKTEEKGSTRSKERTQKHPKEPGVPEGKAGLTVEPQSPSKPKQRSKANAEQMENINGAVQNAFKKMGGFHPERRSGEAPRSPGAGKPRSETLHPHLASEAATLLAAQLKEKTQSLNKGEGSARPNGVGAQREKPTPPQKAKRSAAAGSQKASKPLLPTSPNLQKLIPTAAEPAAGEPRRAEKQNPVSSQDPAPQSEQAAKKTPIKKPPRKKSREATLEPPKAAAVPAQTVQ from the exons ATGTGCAGCTGCCACCCCAACGGGCAGTGCGAGGACGTGACGGGCCAGTGCACCTGCAACCCCAACCGCTGGGGCCCCAAGTGTGAGAACGTCTGCCTCTGCAAGCACGGCAAGTGCGACCAGAAGACGGGCAAGTGCACCTGCGAGCCGAACTGGTGGGGCCCCcagtgctccagctcctgctacTGCAGCCACAACTCCCAGTGCGACCAGCAGACCGGGAACTGCCTGTGCCAACCGGGCTGGTGGGGCCGCGGCTGCAACAACCAGTGCTCCTGCAACAACTCGCCCTGCGAGCAGTTCACGGGGCGCTGCCAGTGCCGGGAGCGGACGTTCGGGCCCCGCTGCGACCGCTACTGCCAGTGCTACAAGGGGAAATGCAACCAGGTGGATGGGACCTGCACGTGCGAGCCGGGGTACCGGGGCAAATACTGCCgtgagccctgccctgctggttTCTATGGCCAAGGCTGCCGGCGGCG CTGTGGGCAGTGCAagagcctgcagccctgcaccgTGGCGGATGGGCGCTGCCTGACCTGCGAGGCAGGGTGGAACGGCACCAAGTGCGaccagccctgctcagctggCTTCTACGGGGAGGGCTGCGAGAAGGTCTGTCCCCCCTGCAAGGATGGCCACACCTGCAACCACATCAATGGCAAGTGCTCGCACTGCAACCCCGGCTGGATCGGTGACCG GTGCGAAACCAAGTGCCGCAATGGGACGTACGGGGAGAACTGCGCCTTCGTCTGCAGCGACTGCGTCAACGGCGAGTGCCACTTCGAGACGGGCAGGTGCCTGTGCCGCGCCGGATCCCATGGCACGTA ctgtAACCTCACCTGCCCGCTCGGCCACTACGGAGCCAACTGTGCCGAAGCCTGCAGCTGCCACGACGGCACGTGTGACCCTCTGACGGGCGCCTGCCACATGG AGGCCAACCAGCGGATGGGGGTGATCGGGGCAGGGGCCCTCCTGGCGCTGCTGCTCATCCTCCTGCTCtcgctgctctgctgctgctgtgtctgcCGCAAGAAGGATGAAGCCCGCGG AGCAAATCAGGACCCGGCAGCAGCCAAGAAGCCGCCGAGACGCCTGTGTGGGCGCTTCAGCCGGATCAGCATGAAGCTCCCGCGCATCCCCCTGCGCCGCCAGAAGTTGCCCAAGGTTGTAG TGGCTCACCACGACCTGGAGAACACCCTGAACTGCAGCTTCATCGAGCCACCCTCGGTGGTGGAGCAGCCCTCCCCGTCCTGGTCCTCCCGCGGCTCCTTCTCCTCATTCGACACTACAGACGAGGGGCCGGTGTACTGCGTCCCCCATGAAG AGAGCGTGGGTGACAGCAGGGACCGGGGGACGTCCTCCAGCCCTGGAGAGAAGCTGGTGGCCCCAGGCGGCGGGGAAGAGGCAGGCGAGTACACCTTCCTGAAGGAGACTGGCTCCGTCAAAGCCTTCCAGGCTGACAGCAGCGAAATGCCCCTGCTCAAGTCCTCGGACAGCGAGCGCTCATCCTGCGGGTCGGGCTCAGCCAGTGCCGCCCTCTACGCCAGGGTCGCCCGCCTCTCCAAGCAGtccaaggaggaggaagaaatggcaGCGGAGCCCAGGGGGGGCCCCGGGAAGCCACCGTCCCCGGAGAGAACCAAGCCCCGTCCCCCCGACCCATCCACCAAGCCCAAGGTGTCCTGGATCCACGGCCGGTACAACTCCAACCAGTCCAACTCGCTGCCGGCACCCGGCAGGTCCCCGGAGCAAGCAGCCACGCTGCCCAGCAGCCCCGAGCACAGCCAGGGCTTGGCCAAGAGGAAGAGGAGCCCCAGCGAGACGTCAGCCTGCGCGCACAGCAAAACGGAGGAGAAGGGCAGCACACGCAGCAAGGAGAGAACGCAGAAGCACCCCAAGGAGCCCGGGGTCCCCGAAGGCAAAGCCGGCCTCACCGTGGAGCCCCAGTCCCCCTCCAAGCCCAAGCAGAGGAGCAAGGCCAACGCGGAGCAGATGGAGAACATCAACGGGGCGGTGCAGAACGCCTTCAAAAAGATGGGCGGCTTCCACCCAGAGCGGCGCAGCGGGgaggctccccgcagccccggtgCCGGCAAGCCGCGCTCTGAGACCCTCCATCCCCACCTGGCCTCCGAGGCAGCCACGCTGCTGGCCGCCCAGCTGAAGGAAAAGACTCAGAGCCTCAACAAGGGGGAGGGCAGCGCCCGGCCCAACGGGGTGGGTGCCCAGCGGGAGAAGCCCACCCCGCCGCAGAAAGCCAAGcgctcagcagctgctggcagccagaaggCCAGCAagcccctgctgcccacctCGCCCAACCTGCAGAAACTGATCCCCACTGCGGCCGAGCCAGCGGCCGGGGAGCCCAGGAGGGCAGAGAAGCAAAACCCCGTTAGCAGCCAGGACCCGGCTCCCCAGAGCGAGCAAGCAGCCAAGAAGACGCCCATTAAAAAGCCTCCCAGGAAGAAGAGCCGAGAAGCCACCCTGGAGCCGCCCAAAGCAGCCGCGGTGCCCGCTCAGACGGTGCAGTAA
- the SCARF2 gene encoding scavenger receptor class F member 2 isoform X1, whose amino-acid sequence MEARGLRPLRRARAGAGAALLLLLLVLSCGAAQELSPRGRNVCRAGGSSVLVCCSGWRQQGSECLIAVCEGNFTCKENEVCVRPGECRCRHGYFGANCDTKCPRQFWGPDCKEMCSCHPNGQCEDVTGQCTCNPNRWGPKCENVCLCKHGKCDQKTGKCTCEPNWWGPQCSSSCYCSHNSQCDQQTGNCLCQPGWWGRGCNNQCSCNNSPCEQFTGRCQCRERTFGPRCDRYCQCYKGKCNQVDGTCTCEPGYRGKYCREPCPAGFYGQGCRRRCGQCKSLQPCTVADGRCLTCEAGWNGTKCDQPCSAGFYGEGCEKVCPPCKDGHTCNHINGKCSHCNPGWIGDRCETKCRNGTYGENCAFVCSDCVNGECHFETGRCLCRAGSHGTYCNLTCPLGHYGANCAEACSCHDGTCDPLTGACHMEANQRMGVIGAGALLALLLILLLSLLCCCCVCRKKDEARGANQDPAAAKKPPRRLCGRFSRISMKLPRIPLRRQKLPKVVVAHHDLENTLNCSFIEPPSVVEQPSPSWSSRGSFSSFDTTDEGPVYCVPHEESVGDSRDRGTSSSPGEKLVAPGGGEEAGEYTFLKETGSVKAFQADSSEMPLLKSSDSERSSCGSGSASAALYARVARLSKQSKEEEEMAAEPRGGPGKPPSPERTKPRPPDPSTKPKVSWIHGRYNSNQSNSLPAPGRSPEQAATLPSSPEHSQGLAKRKRSPSETSACAHSKTEEKGSTRSKERTQKHPKEPGVPEGKAGLTVEPQSPSKPKQRSKANAEQMENINGAVQNAFKKMGGFHPERRSGEAPRSPGAGKPRSETLHPHLASEAATLLAAQLKEKTQSLNKGEGSARPNGVGAQREKPTPPQKAKRSAAAGSQKASKPLLPTSPNLQKLIPTAAEPAAGEPRRAEKQNPVSSQDPAPQSEQAAKKTPIKKPPRKKSREATLEPPKAAAVPAQTVQ is encoded by the exons CCGTCTGCGAAGGAAACTTCACCTGCAAGGAGAATGAGGTGTGCGTGAGACCCGGCGAGTGCCGCTGCCGCCATGGCTACTTCGGGGCCAACTGTGACACCA AGTGTCCCCGGCAGTTTTGGGGCCCTGACTGCAAGGAGATGTGCAGCTGCCACCCCAACGGGCAGTGCGAGGACGTGACGGGCCAGTGCACCTGCAACCCCAACCGCTGGGGCCCCAAGTGTGAGAACGTCTGCCTCTGCAAGCACGGCAAGTGCGACCAGAAGACGGGCAAGTGCACCTGCGAGCCGAACTGGTGGGGCCCCcagtgctccagctcctgctacTGCAGCCACAACTCCCAGTGCGACCAGCAGACCGGGAACTGCCTGTGCCAACCGGGCTGGTGGGGCCGCGGCTGCAACAACCAGTGCTCCTGCAACAACTCGCCCTGCGAGCAGTTCACGGGGCGCTGCCAGTGCCGGGAGCGGACGTTCGGGCCCCGCTGCGACCGCTACTGCCAGTGCTACAAGGGGAAATGCAACCAGGTGGATGGGACCTGCACGTGCGAGCCGGGGTACCGGGGCAAATACTGCCgtgagccctgccctgctggttTCTATGGCCAAGGCTGCCGGCGGCG CTGTGGGCAGTGCAagagcctgcagccctgcaccgTGGCGGATGGGCGCTGCCTGACCTGCGAGGCAGGGTGGAACGGCACCAAGTGCGaccagccctgctcagctggCTTCTACGGGGAGGGCTGCGAGAAGGTCTGTCCCCCCTGCAAGGATGGCCACACCTGCAACCACATCAATGGCAAGTGCTCGCACTGCAACCCCGGCTGGATCGGTGACCG GTGCGAAACCAAGTGCCGCAATGGGACGTACGGGGAGAACTGCGCCTTCGTCTGCAGCGACTGCGTCAACGGCGAGTGCCACTTCGAGACGGGCAGGTGCCTGTGCCGCGCCGGATCCCATGGCACGTA ctgtAACCTCACCTGCCCGCTCGGCCACTACGGAGCCAACTGTGCCGAAGCCTGCAGCTGCCACGACGGCACGTGTGACCCTCTGACGGGCGCCTGCCACATGG AGGCCAACCAGCGGATGGGGGTGATCGGGGCAGGGGCCCTCCTGGCGCTGCTGCTCATCCTCCTGCTCtcgctgctctgctgctgctgtgtctgcCGCAAGAAGGATGAAGCCCGCGG AGCAAATCAGGACCCGGCAGCAGCCAAGAAGCCGCCGAGACGCCTGTGTGGGCGCTTCAGCCGGATCAGCATGAAGCTCCCGCGCATCCCCCTGCGCCGCCAGAAGTTGCCCAAGGTTGTAG TGGCTCACCACGACCTGGAGAACACCCTGAACTGCAGCTTCATCGAGCCACCCTCGGTGGTGGAGCAGCCCTCCCCGTCCTGGTCCTCCCGCGGCTCCTTCTCCTCATTCGACACTACAGACGAGGGGCCGGTGTACTGCGTCCCCCATGAAG AGAGCGTGGGTGACAGCAGGGACCGGGGGACGTCCTCCAGCCCTGGAGAGAAGCTGGTGGCCCCAGGCGGCGGGGAAGAGGCAGGCGAGTACACCTTCCTGAAGGAGACTGGCTCCGTCAAAGCCTTCCAGGCTGACAGCAGCGAAATGCCCCTGCTCAAGTCCTCGGACAGCGAGCGCTCATCCTGCGGGTCGGGCTCAGCCAGTGCCGCCCTCTACGCCAGGGTCGCCCGCCTCTCCAAGCAGtccaaggaggaggaagaaatggcaGCGGAGCCCAGGGGGGGCCCCGGGAAGCCACCGTCCCCGGAGAGAACCAAGCCCCGTCCCCCCGACCCATCCACCAAGCCCAAGGTGTCCTGGATCCACGGCCGGTACAACTCCAACCAGTCCAACTCGCTGCCGGCACCCGGCAGGTCCCCGGAGCAAGCAGCCACGCTGCCCAGCAGCCCCGAGCACAGCCAGGGCTTGGCCAAGAGGAAGAGGAGCCCCAGCGAGACGTCAGCCTGCGCGCACAGCAAAACGGAGGAGAAGGGCAGCACACGCAGCAAGGAGAGAACGCAGAAGCACCCCAAGGAGCCCGGGGTCCCCGAAGGCAAAGCCGGCCTCACCGTGGAGCCCCAGTCCCCCTCCAAGCCCAAGCAGAGGAGCAAGGCCAACGCGGAGCAGATGGAGAACATCAACGGGGCGGTGCAGAACGCCTTCAAAAAGATGGGCGGCTTCCACCCAGAGCGGCGCAGCGGGgaggctccccgcagccccggtgCCGGCAAGCCGCGCTCTGAGACCCTCCATCCCCACCTGGCCTCCGAGGCAGCCACGCTGCTGGCCGCCCAGCTGAAGGAAAAGACTCAGAGCCTCAACAAGGGGGAGGGCAGCGCCCGGCCCAACGGGGTGGGTGCCCAGCGGGAGAAGCCCACCCCGCCGCAGAAAGCCAAGcgctcagcagctgctggcagccagaaggCCAGCAagcccctgctgcccacctCGCCCAACCTGCAGAAACTGATCCCCACTGCGGCCGAGCCAGCGGCCGGGGAGCCCAGGAGGGCAGAGAAGCAAAACCCCGTTAGCAGCCAGGACCCGGCTCCCCAGAGCGAGCAAGCAGCCAAGAAGACGCCCATTAAAAAGCCTCCCAGGAAGAAGAGCCGAGAAGCCACCCTGGAGCCGCCCAAAGCAGCCGCGGTGCCCGCTCAGACGGTGCAGTAA